The nucleotide sequence GTTGACCGGCGCGGTCAGCGCGTCGGCGGCCAGCGCAGGGTCGACGTAGCGCTCGCCGCGGTGCACGCGGCGGATGACGTCGGCCAGCGTGCCGCCCGGCGACCCCTTCGGCAGGAACCCCTTCGCGCCCGCCGTCAGGGCCCGTTGCAGGTGCGGCGGCCGGCCGTGCCCGGTGAGGATGACGACGGAGCACGACGGCAGCGCCGTGGCCAGCTCGGCCGCCACCTCCATGCCGGTCAGCTCGGGCATCTCGAGGTCCGCGACGACCACGTCGGGACGGTGCGCCAGCGCGGCGTCGACGGCGGCGCGGCCGTCCGGCGCCTGCGCGACGACGTCGAGGTCGGGCTCGAGGCCCAGCAGTGCGGCGACGGCGGTGCGGATCAGCTCCTCGTCGTCGGCCAGCAGCACCCGGATCACGGCCGCACCGCCAGCGTGATGTCGAGGGTGAACGTGTCGCCGTCGCGGCCGGAGCGCAGGGTGCCGCCGGCCTCGGCCAGCCGGTCGGCGAGCCCACGCAGGCCGGAGCTGTGCGCGTCGGGGCCGTCGCCCGCCGCGCCGTCGTTGACCACCGTCATGCGCACCTCGTCACCGTCGCCGATGCCGCCGCCGATGTCGATGGTGCACCATCGGGCCCGGCTGTGCCGCAGCACGTTGGTGCTCGCCTCGCGCAGGACCGGGATCAGCAGCGCGCTGACCTGCTCGGGCAGCGGCGCGGGCGGGCCGGTGACGGTGCAGCGGACGCCCGACGACTCCAGGACGCGCCTGATCGCGTCCAGCTGGGCGGCGAGGTCGACCGCCCGGTAGCCGTGCACCACCTGGCGCAACTCGGTCAGCGCCGACGCCGCCAGCGTGCGAGCCTCCTCGGCCTCGCGGCCGGCCCGCTCGCCGTCGGCGGCCGCCAGCCGGGACGCGAGCTCCGTCTTCAGCGCGATCACCGAGAGCGTGTGGCCGAGCAGGTCGTGCACGTCGCGGGCGAACCGCAGCCGTTCCTCGGTGGCGGCCAGCCGGGCCTGGGCGAGGCGGCCCTCGCGCGCCTCGACCA is from Jiangella alkaliphila and encodes:
- a CDS encoding sensor histidine kinase; the protein is MAAPDARLRRARWVVLLFAVGSAVGTAFTGGVIGVLNEDDPTRAALGTLGVLAFSTTQAGAMYVVLTPWATETARRRWLVAFLLAAAASVPLAGPADAAEWETWAWLGGSLAGSAPLLVGRLAGVALAVAAVAASGAIGWWAGGSVPTYLLLTLVNGVAVAALCGVPMWLWDLLVEAREGRLAQARLAATEERLRFARDVHDLLGHTLSVIALKTELASRLAAADGERAGREAEEARTLAASALTELRQVVHGYRAVDLAAQLDAIRRVLESSGVRCTVTGPPAPLPEQVSALLIPVLREASTNVLRHSRARWCTIDIGGGIGDGDEVRMTVVNDGAAGDGPDAHSSGLRGLADRLAEAGGTLRSGRDGDTFTLDITLAVRP
- a CDS encoding response regulator transcription factor; translation: MIRVLLADDEELIRTAVAALLGLEPDLDVVAQAPDGRAAVDAALAHRPDVVVADLEMPELTGMEVAAELATALPSCSVVILTGHGRPPHLQRALTAGAKGFLPKGSPGGTLADVIRRVHRGERYVDPALAADALTAPVNPLTPRELEVLRLAGYDTPIAVIARRTHLSPGTVRNYVAAAVAKLGASSRAEAVRIADENGWL